The Siniperca chuatsi isolate FFG_IHB_CAS linkage group LG7, ASM2008510v1, whole genome shotgun sequence genome includes a window with the following:
- the LOC122878929 gene encoding LOW QUALITY PROTEIN: olfactory receptor 52K1-like (The sequence of the model RefSeq protein was modified relative to this genomic sequence to represent the inferred CDS: inserted 1 base in 1 codon), whose translation MENISSHKYFYLDGFNKLGALRPVLFIPFSIMFVVSLSANSLLMYVVISQRSLHSPMYILIACMACVDLSLPLFIVPNMLLSFLFDXEGISLAGCLVQMYFVHLLGAFQSTLLLWMALDRYFAICTPLYYHERMALLRVLKFVIPLVVRNVFVVSLVVTLAGSLPFCFKNTIDHCFCEHMALVELACGSTAINSLVGLISVFLIPVADFITITASYIVIFSSVLSSGKSGVKALHTCVTHIVVMTVSLTIVLTAFLSYRIRNGLPAAIRVFFSIMYLFFPSCFNPIIYGIRTTEIRQHILKTLTCCRQLVQTVPHS comes from the exons ATGGAGAACATCTCCTCGCACAAATATTTCTATCTTGACGGCTTCAACAAACTCGGAGCGCTGAGGCCCGTCCTGTTCATCCCGTTCTCCATCATGTTTGTTGTATCGCTGTCAGCAAACTCCCTGCTGATGTACGTCGTCATTTCACAGAGAAGCCTCCACTCACCGATGTACATCCTCATCGCCTGCATGGCATGTGTGGACCTGAGCCTTCCGCTGTTCATAGTCCCCAACATGCTGCTGAGCTTCTTGTTTG TGGAGGGAATCTCTCTGGCCGGCTGCCTGGTTCAGATGTATTTTGTTCACCTGTTAGGAGCTTTCCAGTCTACTCTGCTGCTGTGGATGGCACTGGACCGCTACTTTGCCATCTGCACACCACTTTACTACCATGAACGCATGGCGTTACTGAGAGTCCTCAAATTTGTGATCCCACTTGTGGTCAGAAATGTGTTCGTGGTCTCGCTGGTAGTGACACTGGCAGGATCATTACCATTCTGCTTCAAAAACACGATAGACCACTGTTTCTGTGAGCACATGGCCTTGGTGGAGCTGGCCTGTGGAAGTACCGCCATCAACAGTCTGGTGGGGTTGATCTCAGTTTTCCTCATCCCAGTAGCTGACTTCATCACTATCACTGCCTCCTACATAGTCATATTCAGCTCTGTGCTGAGTTCTGGCAAGTCAGGTGTCAAAGCGCTCCACACCTGCGTCACCCACATCGTGGTCATGACTGTCAGCCTGACCATCGTACTCACAGCTTTCCTGTCGTATCGTATCAGGAACGGTCTCCCTGCAGCCATTCGGGTTTTCTTCAGCATCATGTACTTGTTCTTTCCGAGCTGTTTCAACCCGATCATTTACGGCATCAGAACCACAGAGATACGACAGCACATCCTGAAGACACTGACGTGTTGTCGTCAACTTGTCCAAACGGTTCCCCATTCTTAA
- the LOC122878928 gene encoding olfactory receptor 52N2-like, with protein MENISSHKYFILDGFNKLGALRPVLFIPFSIMFVVSLSANSLLMYVVISQRSLHSPMYILIACMACVDLSLPLFFVPNMLLSFLFDWRGISLAGCLVQMYFVHLLGAFQSTLLLWMALDRYFAICIPLYYHERMALPRFLKFVIPLVVRNVFVVSLVVTLAGSLPFCFRNTIDHCFCEHMALVELACGSTAINSLVGLISVFLIPVADFLTITASYIVIFSSVLSSGKSGVKALHTCVTHIVVMTVSLTIILTAFLSYRIRNGLPAAIRVFFSIMYLFFPSCFNPIIYGIRTTEIRQHILKTLTCCRQLVQTVPHS; from the coding sequence ATGGAGAACATCTCCTCGCACAAATATTTCATTCTTGACGGCTTCAACAAACTCGGAGCACTGAGGCCCGTCCTGTTCATCCCGTTCTCCATCATGTTTGTTGTATCGCTGTCAGCAAACTCCCTGCTGATGTACGTCGTCATTTCACAGAGAAGCCTCCACTCACCGATGTACATCCTCATCGCCTGCATGGCATGTGTGGACCTGAGCCTCCCGCTGTTCTTCGTCCCCAACATGCTGCTGAGCTTCTTGTTTGACTGGAGGGGAATCTCTCTGGCCGGCTGCCTGGTTCAGATGTATTTTGTTCACCTGTTAGGAGCTTTCCAGTCTACTCTGCTGCTGTGGATGGCACTGGACCGCTACTTTGCCATCTGCATACCACTTTACTACCATGAACGCATGGCGTTACCGAGATTCCTCAAATTTGTGATCCCACTTGTGGTCAGAAATGTGTTCGTGGTCTCGCTGGTAGTGACACTGGCAGGATCATTACCATTCTGCTTCAGAAACACGATAGACCACTGTTTCTGTGAGCACATGGCCTTGGTGGAGCTGGCCTGTGGAAGTACCGCCATCAACAGTCTGGTGGGGTTGATCTCAGTTTTCCTCATCCCAGTAGCTGACTTCCTCACTATTACTGCCTCCTACATAGTCATATTCAGCTCTGTGCTGAGTTCAGGCAAGTCAGGTGTCAAAGCGCTCCACACCTGCGTCACCCACATCGTGGTCATGACTGTCAGCCTGACCATCATACTCACAGCTTTCCTGTCGTATCGTATCAGGAACGGTCTCCCTGCAGCCATTCGGGTTTTCTTCAGCATCATGTACTTGTTCTTTCCGAGCTGTTTCAACCCGATCATTTATGGCATCAGAACCACAGAGATACGACAGCACATCCTGAAGACACTGACGTGTTGTCGTCAACTTGTCCAAACGGTTCCCCATTCTTAA